In a single window of the Bacillus mycoides genome:
- a CDS encoding AraC family transcriptional regulator, whose protein sequence is MESSQSRNEYLRRVYKVQDYIESHINDSLSIEDLANVAGFSKFHFHRIFKGMMDEPLSRYVNRLKLERATHLLTYRTDMTITDIAYYFGFTDSAVFSRTFKSYYGVSPSHYRNHNSKNCKDVSETSQYNECKKVRGEVEIVTADKVNVAYIRHVGTYKDLAIDFPKMIEKLFHYASEQNYHVFEDTKVLTIYHDHHEFTEDYHLRTSLCITIPDESAVETSDIGIMVIPSGKYAVGHFEIFQDEYKGVWNFLYGDWLPNSGYKPKDSYPFEVYRNDPRQHPEHKHIVDIYVPIEPF, encoded by the coding sequence GTGGAGAGTTCTCAAAGTAGAAACGAGTATTTACGACGTGTTTATAAAGTGCAAGACTATATAGAATCACATATAAATGATTCACTTTCAATTGAAGATTTAGCTAATGTGGCAGGCTTCTCAAAATTTCATTTTCATAGAATTTTTAAAGGGATGATGGATGAGCCGTTATCTCGGTATGTGAATCGTTTGAAATTAGAGAGGGCAACACACCTTCTTACTTATCGTACAGATATGACGATTACAGACATTGCGTATTACTTCGGGTTCACAGATTCAGCAGTTTTCTCCCGGACATTTAAAAGTTATTACGGAGTAAGTCCGTCTCACTATAGAAATCACAATAGCAAGAATTGCAAAGACGTAAGTGAAACTTCTCAATACAATGAGTGTAAGAAGGTTCGAGGAGAGGTCGAAATTGTAACAGCGGACAAAGTAAACGTCGCATACATAAGACATGTAGGTACATATAAAGATTTAGCTATAGATTTTCCGAAAATGATAGAAAAACTATTTCATTACGCATCGGAGCAAAACTATCATGTATTTGAGGATACGAAAGTATTAACCATTTACCACGATCATCATGAATTTACTGAGGACTATCATTTAAGAACAAGTCTATGTATAACAATTCCAGATGAGTCCGCAGTAGAAACGAGCGACATTGGAATAATGGTAATACCTTCAGGCAAGTATGCGGTAGGTCATTTTGAAATATTCCAAGATGAATATAAAGGAGTATGGAATTTCTTGTACGGTGACTGGTTGCCAAATAGCGGATATAAACCGAAAGATTCGTATCCTTTCGAAGTATATAGAAATGATCCAAGGCAGCATCCCGAACATAAACATATAGTTGATATATATGTACCTATCGAACCTTTTTAA
- a CDS encoding SMI1/KNR4 family protein yields MWKNTIRSISANLSLKNPATKDELAEVQKNLQLELPNDLYQLLQETNGIEGEYGQFIWDASKIKIENMNMRNIIDFKDLYMPFDCLLFFADGGNGDLFGYSILNGIVQRDDIYVWNHENDSRTWVAPSLKIFMVWWESGKITI; encoded by the coding sequence ATGTGGAAAAATACCATTCGCAGTATTTCAGCAAACTTAAGTTTGAAAAATCCCGCTACGAAGGATGAACTCGCTGAAGTTCAAAAAAATTTGCAGTTGGAGTTACCGAATGATTTATATCAATTATTACAGGAAACAAATGGTATAGAAGGTGAATATGGACAATTTATTTGGGATGCCTCAAAAATTAAAATTGAAAATATGAATATGAGAAATATAATTGATTTTAAAGATTTATATATGCCTTTTGACTGTTTATTATTTTTTGCTGATGGCGGAAATGGTGATTTGTTTGGCTATTCCATTTTGAATGGAATAGTGCAAAGAGATGATATATATGTATGGAACCATGAAAATGATAGCAGAACGTGGGTTGCGCCTTCTTTAAAGATTTTTATGGTGTGGTGGGAGAGTGGAAAGATAACAATTTAA
- a CDS encoding DUF3980 domain-containing protein — protein sequence MINRKCSRCKEITGTIHGGKKINEEFLCEDCLQKGIASGEIELSQVEEEQTSYLSIKILKIMSVIYLIVSIITAFSAGALIQDPGLGGISFSITGAVGVMVIGSIFQSVLVFSGIWVFILLVETVIKIYEKMK from the coding sequence ATGATAAATCGAAAGTGTTCAAGGTGTAAAGAAATAACAGGTACAATACATGGTGGTAAAAAAATAAATGAAGAATTTTTGTGTGAAGATTGTCTACAAAAAGGAATTGCGAGCGGGGAAATCGAATTATCACAAGTGGAAGAAGAACAAACTTCGTATCTTTCTATAAAAATATTAAAAATAATGAGTGTTATTTATTTAATAGTATCTATTATAACTGCTTTTTCTGCTGGAGCACTTATACAGGATCCAGGGCTTGGTGGAATATCATTTTCAATAACAGGTGCAGTTGGTGTTATGGTAATTGGATCGATATTCCAGTCTGTTCTTGTATTTTCAGGTATTTGGGTATTCATTCTGTTAGTCGAAACGGTTATTAAAATATATGAAAAAATGAAGTGA
- a CDS encoding ABC-2 transporter permease → MLNLIKKDLILQKTFLPAYLLFLVTYLWAGMDVAYVIIICSAVFVINTYQSDDKDNANILVNSLPYTRKEIISSKYVGTLFFTIVIIPFCLVGKYFILDSMEFQLSLESYILGFLAVMLITAFYIPFFVAFKVKTLVPVFILLSIGVIYLMRNTPYLLNKYANGVLTFLKEISDLKLFLIFAVIAVGCYGVSWILSIRIYQNKAL, encoded by the coding sequence ATGCTTAATTTAATTAAAAAGGATTTGATTTTACAAAAAACTTTTTTACCTGCTTATCTCTTATTTCTAGTTACCTATTTGTGGGCCGGCATGGATGTAGCATATGTCATAATCATTTGTAGTGCCGTTTTTGTAATTAACACATATCAATCTGATGATAAAGATAATGCTAATATTTTAGTAAACTCATTACCGTATACTAGGAAGGAAATTATAAGTTCAAAATACGTTGGAACCTTATTTTTTACAATAGTAATCATCCCATTTTGTTTAGTTGGAAAATATTTCATTTTAGACAGCATGGAATTTCAACTTTCCTTAGAAAGTTACATCCTAGGCTTCTTGGCAGTCATGCTGATTACTGCATTTTACATCCCATTTTTTGTTGCATTTAAAGTGAAAACACTTGTACCAGTTTTTATACTTTTATCTATTGGAGTTATATATTTAATGCGAAATACTCCATATTTATTAAATAAATATGCTAATGGCGTACTGACCTTTTTAAAAGAGATTTCAGATTTGAAATTATTTCTTATATTTGCTGTCATAGCAGTGGGGTGCTATGGGGTTTCATGGATATTATCTATTCGTATCTATCAGAACAAGGCTCTTTAA
- a CDS encoding MarR family winged helix-turn-helix transcriptional regulator, with the protein MTSSCSKEAIILYKLHFLNKEVSSKFEGCTGMSQSRLELILQLYEVDEISQKALQQEVNIDNAAITRHLKQLEANGMITRRKNPDDNRITLVSLTEEGRNKIQVYQEEKERFATSAFKGLSEEERDNLLTMLDRIQENIKEL; encoded by the coding sequence TTGACAAGTTCATGCTCAAAAGAAGCAATAATTTTATATAAATTACACTTTCTAAATAAAGAAGTAAGTTCGAAGTTTGAAGGGTGTACGGGTATGAGTCAATCTAGACTAGAGCTTATACTTCAGTTATATGAAGTAGATGAAATTAGTCAAAAAGCACTTCAGCAAGAAGTGAATATTGATAATGCCGCGATTACGAGGCATTTAAAACAGCTGGAAGCAAACGGAATGATTACAAGACGTAAAAATCCAGATGATAACAGAATTACGTTAGTTTCTCTTACAGAAGAGGGGCGAAATAAAATTCAAGTGTATCAAGAGGAAAAAGAGCGTTTCGCTACTTCAGCATTTAAAGGATTAAGTGAAGAAGAACGCGACAATCTTTTAACGATGTTAGACCGCATTCAAGAAAATATAAAAGAACTTTAA
- a CDS encoding GntR family transcriptional regulator, with product MQIVITNTSKEPIYEQIGVQIKKLILLGDLKQGDALPSMRQLAKDLRVSIITTKRAYEELEKDGFIYSIVGRGSFVAEQNIETMKEKKLKTVEEKLCEAIQNAKQMDVSLNDLKEMLTILYEEENSWKT from the coding sequence ATGCAAATCGTTATTACGAACACTTCAAAGGAACCTATTTATGAACAAATTGGTGTCCAAATAAAAAAACTTATTTTACTAGGTGATTTAAAGCAAGGAGATGCTCTTCCTTCAATGCGTCAGTTAGCAAAAGATTTAAGAGTAAGTATTATTACAACGAAAAGAGCATATGAAGAACTGGAAAAAGACGGTTTTATTTATTCAATTGTCGGAAGGGGGTCCTTTGTAGCAGAACAAAACATTGAAACTATGAAAGAAAAAAAATTAAAGACAGTTGAAGAAAAGTTGTGTGAAGCGATTCAAAATGCTAAACAAATGGATGTTTCTTTAAATGATCTAAAAGAAATGCTTACAATTTTATACGAGGAGGAAAACTCTTGGAAAACGTAA
- a CDS encoding YfzA family protein, with protein sequence MTSKKGRPIRIRNWLKTLGAFFVMQLIFIILDMNSWIPNFKEGGVGERLVNSEFFTEWFAPYKTKQFNVLTVVMAILLFLNVLTSAIKDAFSRKRIN encoded by the coding sequence ATGACATCAAAAAAAGGGCGTCCTATTCGAATACGAAATTGGCTGAAAACTCTTGGAGCATTTTTCGTTATGCAACTAATTTTTATCATCCTTGATATGAATTCGTGGATACCGAACTTCAAGGAAGGAGGAGTTGGGGAGCGTCTCGTTAATTCAGAGTTCTTTACGGAATGGTTCGCTCCTTATAAAACAAAGCAATTTAACGTATTAACGGTAGTTATGGCTATTTTATTATTCTTAAATGTATTAACAAGTGCAATAAAAGATGCTTTTTCTAGAAAAAGAATTAATTAG
- a CDS encoding ABC transporter ATP-binding protein, whose amino-acid sequence MENVIELQNVSKSFKGFQIKNFSMEVKKGFVTGFIGGNGSGKSTTIKMIMNLMNPDSGNVSLFGMNYSTDAKRIKERIGFVYDDNVFYNELTLKEITKIIAPAYKKWDFNQFTYYKDLFELPLNKKMKTFSKGMKMKASLAIALSHHAELIIMDEPTSGLDPVFRRELLDVLQNIMQDGEKTIFFSSHITTDLDRIADYITFIQNGKHIFTKDIYAIAEDYILVKGPLDMLDFDTEREFISVCKANTGFEGLIENVNSIETLFNKEVVIEKPSLEDIMYFMKKGESRCLI is encoded by the coding sequence TTGGAAAACGTAATAGAACTTCAAAATGTCAGTAAATCTTTTAAAGGATTTCAAATTAAAAATTTTTCGATGGAAGTAAAAAAAGGATTTGTTACGGGTTTTATTGGGGGGAATGGATCAGGTAAATCTACAACGATTAAAATGATTATGAATCTAATGAACCCGGATAGTGGAAATGTCTCCTTATTTGGCATGAACTATTCGACTGATGCGAAGCGAATTAAAGAAAGAATTGGTTTCGTTTATGACGATAATGTGTTTTATAATGAACTCACATTAAAGGAAATTACTAAAATTATTGCGCCTGCTTATAAAAAATGGGATTTTAACCAATTTACATATTATAAAGATCTGTTCGAATTACCATTAAATAAAAAAATGAAAACATTCTCCAAAGGAATGAAAATGAAAGCCTCTCTTGCAATTGCCCTTTCACATCATGCTGAACTAATTATTATGGATGAGCCTACTTCCGGACTCGATCCGGTATTTAGAAGAGAATTATTGGATGTTTTACAAAATATTATGCAGGATGGTGAGAAAACTATCTTTTTCTCATCTCATATTACAACGGATTTAGACCGCATTGCCGATTATATTACATTTATTCAAAATGGGAAGCATATTTTTACAAAAGATATTTATGCCATTGCAGAAGATTATATTTTGGTCAAAGGACCACTAGATATGTTAGATTTTGATACCGAGCGTGAATTTATATCTGTATGTAAGGCAAATACAGGTTTCGAGGGATTGATTGAAAATGTAAATTCTATCGAAACTTTATTTAATAAAGAAGTGGTGATTGAAAAACCAAGTTTAGAGGATATTATGTATTTCATGAAAAAGGGGGAGTCAAGATGCTTAATTTAA
- a CDS encoding NUDIX hydrolase produces the protein MDLTFKVEETCFNYRVGAICKHDNKILILQGDGEDFWYVPGGRVKMLENSEDALKRELAEELGVPIEVKRLIWSVENFFTLSERKFHEISFYYEVELHELPANGADQYILEEAGRKYLFKWVPVEELHAYNLQPAFIKDKVKDVSVHTEHIVLQK, from the coding sequence GTGGATCTTACGTTTAAAGTAGAGGAAACATGTTTTAATTACCGAGTCGGAGCAATTTGTAAACATGATAATAAAATACTCATTCTGCAAGGTGACGGTGAAGATTTTTGGTACGTACCAGGCGGAAGAGTGAAAATGCTAGAAAATAGTGAAGATGCGTTAAAACGAGAGCTTGCAGAAGAACTAGGCGTACCTATTGAAGTGAAGAGATTAATATGGTCAGTAGAAAACTTCTTTACACTTTCTGAGCGAAAGTTTCATGAGATTAGTTTTTATTATGAAGTAGAATTGCATGAATTACCTGCAAATGGGGCGGATCAATATATTCTTGAAGAAGCAGGTAGAAAATATTTATTTAAGTGGGTGCCGGTAGAAGAGTTACATGCATATAACTTACAGCCAGCGTTTATAAAAGATAAAGTAAAGGATGTATCAGTTCATACAGAACATATCGTTTTACAAAAGTAA
- a CDS encoding elongation factor G: MTTINIGIVAHVDAGKTSLTERILYETNVIKEVGRVDSGNTQTDSMELERQRGITIKASVVSFFIDSLKVNVIDTPGHADFIAEVERSFRVLDGAILVISAVEGVQAQTKILMQTLQKLNIPTILFVNKIDRSGANTEKVVKQIKELLSNEASPFYSVENEGTKDARIIEYKSYDDCIERLAPFNESLLESYVNNEIIPDALLRKELEKQIQQANVFPIFFGSAMTGIGVTELLKNISALIPATKSAQDETLSGVVFKIERESSGEKIAYVRLFSGCLHVRKYVDIQRGESLPHKEKIKKMCMFHNGDAVQSSTVQSGEFCKVWGLTNIKIGDIIGKRTDYIKDIHFAEPQMEAAIEAVPKERIHDLYAALMELCEEDPLIKVWKDNVHNELYIRLFGEVQKEVIETTLYEKYRLQVTFSNTRVVCIEKPIDLGNSVEVMGEKENPFYATIGFKVERGALNSGITYNLGVELGSLPLAFHKAIEDTVFQTLKQGLFGWEVTDIIVTLTHTGYASPVTTASDFRNLTPLVLMDALKQAKTCVFEPINEFELTVPEHAISTAMYKLAAIPATFAEPTLHNDSYHLTGSLPVAKTEDFKRMLHSFTEGEGIFITKPTGFTKLTAPFPTRKRVDFNPLNRRDYFLRVLKAY; this comes from the coding sequence ATGACAACAATAAATATAGGGATTGTCGCGCACGTAGACGCTGGCAAGACGAGTTTGACTGAGCGTATTCTTTATGAAACGAATGTGATTAAAGAAGTTGGCCGAGTAGATAGTGGTAATACTCAAACTGACTCAATGGAATTAGAAAGACAACGCGGAATTACGATTAAAGCATCGGTCGTTTCTTTCTTTATTGACAGTTTAAAAGTAAATGTCATTGATACACCTGGACACGCTGATTTTATCGCTGAAGTGGAGCGATCATTCCGCGTTTTAGACGGTGCGATTTTAGTTATCTCTGCCGTTGAAGGTGTGCAAGCACAAACAAAGATTTTAATGCAGACATTACAGAAATTAAACATACCTACTATATTATTTGTTAATAAAATAGACCGTAGTGGCGCAAATACTGAAAAAGTTGTGAAACAAATAAAAGAGCTTCTTTCAAATGAAGCATCCCCCTTCTACTCTGTAGAAAACGAAGGTACAAAGGACGCTCGGATTATTGAATATAAATCTTATGACGATTGTATTGAACGATTAGCACCATTTAACGAATCATTGCTTGAGTCATATGTAAATAACGAAATAATACCGGATGCACTATTAAGAAAAGAACTCGAAAAGCAAATACAGCAAGCAAATGTGTTTCCTATCTTTTTTGGTTCAGCAATGACAGGTATAGGAGTAACTGAATTACTTAAAAATATTTCAGCCTTAATTCCAGCTACTAAATCGGCACAAGATGAAACATTATCCGGTGTTGTTTTTAAAATTGAACGTGAATCTTCTGGCGAAAAGATTGCTTACGTAAGACTATTTTCTGGTTGTTTACACGTTAGAAAATATGTTGATATACAGCGTGGAGAGTCTCTACCACATAAGGAAAAGATTAAAAAAATGTGCATGTTTCATAATGGAGATGCCGTTCAATCTTCTACTGTTCAAAGCGGAGAGTTTTGCAAAGTGTGGGGACTTACGAATATTAAAATTGGTGATATTATCGGTAAGCGGACGGATTATATAAAGGATATTCACTTTGCCGAACCACAAATGGAAGCTGCTATTGAAGCAGTGCCTAAAGAACGAATTCATGATTTATACGCTGCACTTATGGAGCTATGCGAAGAAGATCCTCTCATTAAGGTTTGGAAAGACAATGTTCATAATGAACTATACATTCGCCTTTTCGGTGAAGTGCAAAAAGAAGTTATTGAAACAACACTTTATGAAAAATACCGTCTACAAGTTACCTTTTCAAACACGCGAGTTGTATGTATTGAAAAACCAATTGACTTAGGGAATAGCGTTGAAGTAATGGGTGAAAAAGAAAATCCTTTTTACGCAACAATTGGGTTCAAAGTTGAACGTGGCGCGCTTAACTCTGGCATAACGTATAACTTAGGTGTTGAACTTGGATCACTGCCTTTAGCATTTCATAAAGCGATTGAAGATACAGTATTTCAAACGTTAAAACAAGGTTTATTTGGATGGGAAGTTACGGACATTATCGTCACATTAACACATACCGGCTATGCCAGTCCTGTTACAACAGCGAGTGACTTTAGAAATTTAACACCGCTCGTATTAATGGATGCTTTAAAACAAGCCAAAACATGTGTATTTGAACCAATAAATGAATTTGAATTAACTGTTCCAGAGCACGCAATTAGTACCGCAATGTATAAACTAGCTGCTATCCCAGCAACTTTTGCAGAGCCTACGTTGCATAATGATTCTTACCATTTAACAGGATCATTACCTGTTGCAAAAACAGAGGATTTTAAACGAATGCTCCATTCATTTACTGAAGGAGAAGGTATCTTTATAACAAAGCCAACTGGTTTCACAAAACTTACGGCTCCCTTTCCTACTCGAAAACGTGTTGACTTTAATCCGCTAAATCGGAGGGATTATTTTCTTCGTGTTTTGAAGGCTTATTAA
- a CDS encoding DMT family transporter: MKRWQMEWLLVSVALVWGANYTIGKYGVAYMSSIQFNSLRFLVASPVLLLITFLMERSLRIERKDWLRLLAVGIVGTTMYQTMFMLSVKYTSATNASLLIAMSPIFTGILAVLHKQERFSMKVQIGSIVAFIGAAFVLLTGHTGGATYEYAWLGNVIGLVAAIAWGWYPILAQPLITKYSAMRVTSWSTLIGIVPLVIYCLFNVNTLTWPVDTPSWGSLAYSIVFATIFGLAMWYVGISKIGSTKVMVYMYLVPLFAVIFAAVTIGEQINMMQLVGGLIIFIGLYVVKKGGIKKTALNLKKVS; this comes from the coding sequence ATGAAACGATGGCAAATGGAATGGCTCCTAGTATCAGTAGCATTAGTATGGGGAGCAAATTATACAATTGGAAAGTATGGCGTGGCATATATGTCATCCATTCAATTTAATAGTTTACGATTTTTAGTAGCATCACCGGTATTATTACTTATTACATTTTTAATGGAACGCTCATTACGTATTGAAAGAAAAGATTGGTTACGATTACTAGCAGTCGGTATCGTTGGAACGACAATGTATCAAACGATGTTTATGCTATCTGTAAAATATACTTCAGCAACGAACGCCTCATTATTAATTGCGATGTCACCTATATTTACAGGGATATTAGCAGTATTGCACAAACAAGAACGTTTTTCGATGAAAGTACAAATTGGTTCAATAGTAGCGTTTATTGGTGCAGCATTCGTTTTATTAACAGGGCATACGGGAGGAGCTACATACGAGTATGCGTGGCTCGGAAATGTAATTGGATTAGTCGCAGCAATTGCGTGGGGATGGTATCCCATTTTAGCGCAACCACTTATCACAAAATACTCCGCAATGAGAGTCACATCATGGTCTACTTTAATTGGAATTGTACCTCTCGTTATATACTGTTTATTCAACGTAAATACATTAACGTGGCCAGTAGATACGCCAAGCTGGGGATCACTAGCATATTCAATCGTCTTTGCGACAATCTTCGGACTTGCAATGTGGTATGTCGGTATTAGTAAAATCGGTTCAACGAAAGTAATGGTTTATATGTATCTCGTACCATTGTTCGCAGTTATCTTTGCAGCTGTAACAATTGGAGAGCAAATCAATATGATGCAACTTGTTGGCGGTCTTATTATCTTTATCGGTTTATATGTTGTAAAAAAAGGCGGAATCAAAAAGACAGCTCTCAATTTGAAAAAAGTAAGCTAA
- a CDS encoding serine hydrolase domain-containing protein, with protein sequence MKTAEQLDWTIKENYKNINGVFVVQKGNVTFENYYNGYGPDDARHVASVTKTIISALIGICVDKGYIKSVDQKVIEFFPEYNCNSSEITVRHLLTMTAPHPFVDWQEPLEELCTQKDWVQYTLNRVGKGGEIGFFKYSSAGAHLLSAIITSATGKSAREFANEYLFQPLGMREIPNYNMKSFEFDDLFGKDVKGWVHDPNGISTGGWGLTLTVKDMTKFGQMYLNEGIHNGKEILSKSWVQESIAMNSNQYGYLWWLREEDGVFSYCAMGDGGNMICCIPEKELVVAIASEIIPEAKDIWGELISKYILSSVQSNN encoded by the coding sequence ATGAAAACTGCTGAACAGTTAGATTGGACTATAAAAGAAAACTATAAAAATATAAATGGTGTATTCGTTGTACAAAAAGGTAATGTTACTTTTGAAAATTATTATAATGGTTACGGTCCAGATGATGCACGTCATGTAGCATCTGTCACAAAGACGATAATCTCCGCGTTAATTGGGATATGTGTAGATAAAGGGTATATAAAGAGCGTTGATCAAAAAGTAATAGAATTTTTCCCAGAATATAATTGTAATTCATCTGAAATAACAGTACGACACCTTCTTACAATGACAGCGCCACATCCTTTCGTAGATTGGCAGGAACCGTTAGAAGAATTATGCACACAAAAGGATTGGGTGCAGTATACGTTAAATAGGGTAGGGAAAGGCGGAGAAATTGGATTTTTTAAATATTCATCTGCAGGAGCTCATTTATTATCAGCAATTATTACGAGCGCAACAGGAAAAAGTGCGCGTGAATTTGCGAATGAATACTTATTTCAGCCGCTTGGCATGAGAGAAATTCCAAACTACAATATGAAATCTTTTGAATTCGATGACTTATTCGGAAAAGATGTGAAAGGATGGGTTCACGATCCAAATGGTATTTCGACGGGCGGCTGGGGACTAACGTTAACAGTTAAAGATATGACTAAGTTTGGACAGATGTATTTGAATGAAGGTATTCATAATGGAAAGGAAATTCTTTCAAAATCGTGGGTACAAGAATCAATAGCGATGAATTCAAATCAATACGGTTACTTATGGTGGTTACGAGAAGAAGATGGGGTCTTTTCATACTGTGCCATGGGTGATGGTGGGAATATGATTTGTTGTATTCCGGAGAAGGAATTGGTGGTGGCGATTGCATCTGAGATTATACCGGAAGCGAAGGATATATGGGGGGAGCTAATTTCAAAATATATTCTTTCTAGTGTACAGTCAAATAATTAA
- a CDS encoding GNAT family N-acetyltransferase, whose amino-acid sequence MRVRNIQREDYVKIHSVLNDWWGGRDMASMLPKLFFVHFQETSFIIEEDGETLGFLCGFFSQTHKDEAYVHFIGVNPKFRRKGIASTLYSYFFDSARANNRKVVKAITSPVNKKSIEFHQEIGFQIEAGDDEIDGVSVHTNYDGNGGSRVLFLKNV is encoded by the coding sequence ATGCGAGTAAGAAATATTCAAAGGGAAGATTATGTAAAGATTCATTCTGTATTAAATGATTGGTGGGGCGGAAGAGACATGGCTAGTATGTTGCCAAAATTGTTTTTCGTCCATTTTCAAGAAACGAGTTTTATCATTGAAGAAGATGGCGAAACGTTAGGTTTTCTATGTGGTTTCTTTTCACAAACGCATAAAGATGAAGCGTACGTTCATTTTATCGGTGTAAATCCGAAGTTTAGACGAAAAGGAATCGCATCGACGTTATATTCTTATTTCTTCGATAGCGCTCGTGCAAATAACCGTAAAGTTGTAAAAGCGATAACGTCACCAGTTAATAAAAAGTCAATTGAATTTCATCAAGAAATCGGATTTCAAATTGAAGCTGGGGATGATGAGATAGATGGTGTATCCGTACATACAAATTATGATGGGAACGGCGGGAGTAGAGTTTTATTTTTAAAAAATGTGTAA
- a CDS encoding SDR family oxidoreductase, protein MKILILGGTRFLGRAFVEEALNRGHEVTLFNRGTNKEIFPEVEQLIGDRTDDVSSLENRKWDMVIDTCGFSPHHIRNVGEVLKDNIKHYTFISSLSVYKDWIPHHIKEDYKLLPEPPSDKVKAVENGEISPYEYYGALKVLCEKEAEKYWPGRVLHVRAGLLSGMFDYTDRLPYWIQRVAKGGKVLVPGRKDRPVQFVDIKDVASFGLNMAENNKVGTFNVTGPKDELTMEELLNMSKKVTNSDAAFVWVDESFMHENKVQPWTEMPLWLPETFSLEGETDPWKGGFSINIESAVKEGLTFRRLEDTVTDVYAWMKSMDEWELKAGISGEREKDLLEKWYQ, encoded by the coding sequence ATGAAGATTCTAATACTGGGCGGTACACGTTTTTTAGGAAGGGCTTTCGTAGAAGAGGCTTTGAATAGAGGGCATGAAGTTACATTATTCAATCGTGGAACAAATAAAGAAATTTTTCCTGAAGTGGAGCAGTTAATTGGTGATAGAACTGATGATGTTTCAAGTTTAGAAAATCGAAAATGGGATATGGTCATAGATACATGTGGATTTTCTCCTCATCACATTAGGAATGTAGGAGAAGTACTTAAAGATAATATAAAGCACTATACATTCATCTCAAGCCTTTCCGTATATAAAGATTGGATCCCGCATCACATAAAAGAAGATTATAAATTACTACCTGAACCACCAAGTGATAAGGTAAAAGCTGTAGAGAATGGTGAAATATCTCCTTATGAGTATTACGGTGCGCTTAAAGTATTATGTGAAAAAGAAGCAGAGAAGTATTGGCCGGGGCGTGTTTTACATGTAAGAGCAGGACTTCTTTCAGGAATGTTTGATTATACAGATCGGCTTCCATACTGGATTCAGCGCGTAGCAAAGGGAGGAAAAGTGTTAGTTCCAGGAAGGAAAGACCGTCCAGTGCAGTTCGTTGATATAAAAGACGTCGCAAGCTTTGGACTAAACATGGCAGAAAACAATAAAGTAGGTACATTTAATGTAACGGGTCCGAAAGATGAGCTGACGATGGAAGAGCTATTAAATATGAGTAAAAAGGTTACGAATAGCGACGCTGCATTCGTTTGGGTTGATGAATCGTTTATGCATGAGAATAAAGTACAGCCATGGACGGAAATGCCATTGTGGCTTCCAGAAACTTTTTCATTAGAAGGTGAAACAGATCCGTGGAAAGGTGGATTCTCTATTAATATAGAGAGCGCAGTTAAAGAGGGTCTTACTTTTAGAAGGTTAGAAGATACTGTTACAGACGTGTATGCGTGGATGAAGAGTATGGACGAATGGGAATTAAAAGCAGGTATTTCAGGCGAGAGGGAGAAGGATTTGTTAGAAAAGTGGTATCAATAA